In Luteibacter mycovicinus, a genomic segment contains:
- a CDS encoding ClpXP protease specificity-enhancing factor: MTSNRPYLLRAIYDWISDNGLTPYVLVDAGQPGVKVPAHVVKNGQVVLNLAMRAVANLDLGNDRIGFQARFSGVSQQIVIPVQAVLALYAQENGQGMMFPVDENDTAPATAIEAVDDTDAPPPTGGDDDRPKRGAPHLRVVK; the protein is encoded by the coding sequence ATGACCTCCAATCGGCCTTACCTGCTGCGTGCCATCTACGACTGGATCAGCGACAACGGTCTGACCCCGTACGTCCTCGTCGACGCCGGGCAGCCGGGCGTCAAAGTGCCCGCCCACGTCGTGAAGAACGGCCAGGTGGTGCTGAACCTCGCCATGCGCGCGGTGGCCAATCTGGATCTGGGCAACGACCGGATCGGCTTCCAGGCCCGTTTTTCAGGCGTCAGCCAGCAGATCGTCATCCCCGTGCAGGCCGTATTGGCGCTTTACGCGCAGGAGAACGGCCAGGGCATGATGTTCCCGGTCGACGAGAACGACACCGCGCCGGCCACGGCGATCGAAGCGGTCGACGACACCGACGCCCCACCGCCCACCGGTGGCGACGATGACCGGCCCAAGCGCGGCGCGCCGCACCTTCGGGTCGTCAAATAA
- a CDS encoding SDR family NAD(P)-dependent oxidoreductase has translation MSPLPSTRLPDDWSPAPGLLAGRVLVITGATGGLGGETAKAAIRAGASVVITGRKVRALEKLYDELVALGGTEPVIHPLDLESATPADYASLADGVEKEFGRLDGIVHAAAHFNELTPIAMHKPDDWLRAMQVNVSAPFALTQACMPLLGKAGDSAVVFVLDDPDLLSRAHWGGYGVSKAAVERMASVLHAENARGALRVHAVLPPPMRTALRRAAYFGENTLDKPMPTASAEAIVYLLSGAGAETRGTVLDLRPTH, from the coding sequence GTGAGTCCGTTGCCGTCAACGCGTCTTCCTGACGACTGGTCTCCCGCGCCGGGCCTGCTCGCGGGTCGTGTGCTGGTGATCACCGGTGCCACGGGCGGCCTTGGCGGCGAGACGGCGAAGGCGGCGATCCGCGCTGGCGCCTCCGTCGTGATCACGGGCCGCAAGGTGCGTGCGCTCGAGAAGCTTTATGACGAGCTGGTCGCGCTCGGCGGTACCGAGCCGGTGATCCATCCGCTGGATCTCGAAAGCGCCACGCCGGCTGACTACGCGTCGCTGGCCGACGGCGTCGAGAAGGAATTCGGTCGCCTGGACGGCATCGTGCATGCCGCCGCGCACTTCAACGAACTGACGCCGATCGCCATGCACAAGCCGGACGACTGGCTGCGCGCGATGCAGGTCAACGTCTCGGCGCCGTTCGCGCTGACCCAGGCCTGCATGCCCCTGCTGGGCAAGGCCGGGGACAGTGCGGTGGTCTTCGTGCTCGACGACCCGGACCTGCTTTCCCGCGCCCATTGGGGCGGCTACGGCGTGTCCAAGGCGGCGGTCGAGCGCATGGCGTCGGTGCTCCATGCGGAGAACGCGCGCGGCGCCCTGCGCGTGCATGCCGTGCTGCCGCCGCCGATGCGCACGGCCCTGCGCCGCGCCGCGTACTTCGGCGAAAACACCCTCGACAAGCCCATGCCGACCGCGTCGGCGGAGGCCATCGTCTACCTTCTTTCCGGTGCCGGGGCGGAAACCCGCGGCACCGTACTCGATCTTCGCCCGACCCACTGA
- a CDS encoding 5-(carboxyamino)imidazole ribonucleotide synthase has product MSRKLPTVGILGGGQLARMLTLAAAPLGIRTLVVDGTSDACAGQVAELIVADWSDDAALADFARRVDVVTFDFENVPAAAAERLAGLVDVFPNPRALAVAQDRLSEKTLFRETGLDTPEFETVDTREDLVRAVARIGAPAILKTRRLGYDGKGQFRLKTADDIDAAWAALGEAAGKHGLILEAFVPFDRELSVVAVRGRDGSFRAWPLTRNWHVDGVLSLSLAPAPGTSDELEQAATAHAHAIAEKLDYVGVFALELFVRGGDLLGNEMAPRVHNSGHWTIEGAHTSQFENHIRAVLGLPLGDTGVRGASAMLNWIGDMPDPAPVLSVADGHWHDYGKEARPGRKVGHATLCASDAGSLRAKLAEVGVGLGRESQVAPAVELLG; this is encoded by the coding sequence GTGAGCCGCAAGCTTCCCACGGTGGGCATCCTCGGCGGCGGGCAGCTGGCGCGCATGCTGACCCTTGCCGCGGCACCCCTCGGCATCCGCACGCTGGTGGTCGACGGTACGTCCGACGCCTGCGCCGGCCAGGTGGCCGAACTGATCGTCGCCGACTGGTCCGACGACGCCGCGCTGGCTGATTTCGCCCGGCGGGTCGACGTCGTCACCTTCGATTTCGAGAACGTTCCCGCCGCCGCCGCCGAGCGTCTGGCCGGGCTGGTCGACGTCTTCCCCAATCCGCGTGCGCTCGCCGTGGCGCAGGATCGTCTCAGCGAGAAGACGCTGTTCCGTGAGACCGGCCTGGACACGCCCGAGTTCGAAACGGTCGACACCCGAGAGGACCTGGTCCGCGCGGTGGCCCGTATCGGCGCCCCGGCCATTCTCAAGACCCGTCGGCTCGGTTACGACGGCAAGGGCCAGTTCCGTCTGAAGACGGCCGACGACATCGACGCGGCCTGGGCCGCCCTGGGTGAAGCGGCGGGTAAGCACGGGCTGATTCTGGAAGCCTTCGTTCCGTTCGATCGCGAGCTGTCGGTGGTGGCGGTGCGTGGCCGCGATGGCTCGTTCCGCGCCTGGCCGCTGACGCGCAACTGGCATGTCGACGGCGTGCTCTCGCTGAGCCTCGCTCCCGCGCCGGGTACGTCCGACGAGCTGGAGCAGGCGGCCACGGCGCATGCCCACGCCATCGCCGAGAAGCTCGATTACGTCGGAGTCTTCGCGCTGGAGCTGTTCGTCCGCGGCGGCGACCTGCTTGGCAACGAGATGGCGCCCCGCGTGCACAACTCCGGCCACTGGACGATCGAAGGCGCGCACACGAGCCAGTTCGAAAACCACATCCGTGCGGTGCTCGGCCTCCCGCTGGGTGACACCGGTGTGCGCGGCGCGAGTGCGATGCTGAACTGGATCGGCGACATGCCGGATCCGGCGCCGGTGCTTTCCGTGGCCGATGGCCATTGGCATGACTACGGTAAAGAGGCTCGCCCGGGCCGCAAGGTGGGCCATGCGACGCTGTGCGCTTCGGATGCCGGCAGCTTGCGGGCGAAGCTGGCCGAAGTCGGTGTCGGCCTTGGACGGGAGAGTCAGGTAGCTCCGGCTGTTGAACTGCTCGGGTGA
- a CDS encoding cytochrome c1 has protein sequence MIKRYVFSVALALGLFVATLPVLAAEGGEDLPSAGTNVNDRAALQRGARLFFNYCVGCHSLKYVRYSRLATDLGLSEDEVMSNLNFTGAKFGEPVLSHMPADGAKAWFGKEPPDLSLEARAKGVDFIFNYLNAFYLDPSRPVGWNNTVFPNASMPNPLWELQGLQVAVHGEAKPGQEATVEKLELQRPGRMTPDEFRGATRDLATFLEYTAEPAALERQSVGVWVILFLAGLTFLLYLVKHEYWKDVHEEH, from the coding sequence ATGATTAAGCGCTATGTTTTCTCAGTCGCTCTTGCTCTGGGTCTGTTTGTCGCCACGCTGCCCGTCCTTGCCGCCGAAGGTGGCGAGGACCTGCCGTCCGCCGGCACCAACGTCAACGACAGGGCCGCGCTGCAGCGCGGTGCCAGGCTCTTCTTCAACTACTGCGTGGGCTGCCACTCGCTGAAGTACGTGCGCTACTCGCGCCTGGCGACCGACCTCGGCCTGTCCGAAGACGAGGTGATGTCCAACCTCAACTTCACCGGTGCGAAGTTCGGCGAACCGGTGCTTTCGCACATGCCTGCCGACGGCGCCAAGGCCTGGTTCGGCAAGGAGCCGCCGGATCTCTCGCTCGAGGCGCGCGCCAAGGGCGTGGACTTCATCTTCAACTACCTCAACGCGTTTTACCTCGACCCGAGCCGGCCGGTGGGCTGGAACAACACGGTGTTCCCGAATGCCTCCATGCCCAATCCCCTGTGGGAATTGCAGGGCCTTCAGGTGGCGGTGCACGGTGAAGCGAAGCCGGGGCAGGAAGCCACGGTCGAGAAGCTCGAGCTGCAACGTCCGGGTCGCATGACGCCGGACGAATTCAGGGGCGCCACGCGCGATCTCGCTACCTTCCTCGAGTACACGGCCGAGCCCGCCGCACTCGAGCGCCAGTCGGTCGGTGTGTGGGTGATCCTCTTCCTGGCTGGCCTCACGTTTCTCCTGTACCTGGTGAAGCACGAGTACTGGAAAGACGTTCACGAAGAACATTAA
- the nadC gene encoding carboxylating nicotinate-nucleotide diphosphorylase, whose amino-acid sequence MTSTASPSLTDALPPAADILADIDRAFAEDIGPGDATADLLDPKATATAVLTCRENAVICGTAWFDAAFRKLDPDVRIEWLAHDGDRVTAGSPICRLAGQARALVTAERTALNFLQLLSSTATVTSRYVDALAGTPTRILDTRKTLPGLRRAQKYAVRCGGGTNHRIGLFDAMMLKENHIIAAGGIRPAVNAARLIHPTLPLIVEVETMDELAEAIAAGADRALLDNFTPAMLTEAVAYTAGRIPLEVSGNVELDTIHAIARTGVDFISSGALTKHVRAIDLSLRLDVKHPGD is encoded by the coding sequence ATGACCTCCACCGCTTCGCCATCGCTGACCGACGCACTGCCGCCGGCGGCCGACATCCTTGCCGATATCGATCGCGCCTTCGCCGAAGACATCGGCCCCGGCGACGCCACGGCCGACCTGCTCGATCCCAAGGCCACCGCCACAGCCGTCCTGACCTGTCGCGAGAATGCCGTGATCTGCGGCACCGCCTGGTTCGACGCCGCGTTCCGCAAGCTCGACCCGGATGTGCGCATCGAGTGGCTGGCCCACGACGGCGATCGCGTGACCGCCGGCTCGCCCATCTGCCGTCTCGCCGGGCAGGCACGTGCCCTGGTCACCGCCGAGCGGACGGCGCTCAACTTCCTGCAGCTGCTCTCGTCGACGGCGACGGTGACCTCGCGCTATGTCGACGCGCTGGCCGGCACGCCAACTCGTATCCTCGACACCCGCAAGACGCTGCCGGGCCTGCGTCGCGCGCAGAAGTACGCCGTTCGCTGTGGCGGCGGTACCAATCACCGCATCGGCCTGTTCGACGCGATGATGCTCAAGGAAAACCACATCATCGCGGCGGGCGGCATCCGGCCGGCGGTCAACGCGGCGCGCCTCATTCACCCCACGCTGCCGCTGATCGTCGAGGTGGAGACCATGGACGAGCTGGCGGAAGCCATCGCGGCGGGTGCCGATCGCGCGCTGCTCGACAACTTCACTCCGGCAATGCTGACCGAGGCCGTGGCGTATACCGCCGGGCGGATTCCCCTCGAGGTGTCGGGTAACGTGGAGCTGGACACGATTCACGCGATCGCGCGGACCGGCGTGGATTTCATCTCCAGCGGCGCGTTGACCAAGCATGTGCGGGCGATCGATCTGTCGCTGCGGCTGGATGTGAAGCATCCGGGGGATTGA
- a CDS encoding glutathione S-transferase N-terminal domain-containing protein yields the protein MVQNARSRAALTLYTSADDIHCHRTRLVLAAKGVAYDRIILKADEPTPDLLDLNPYGTLPTLVDRDLTLYDTLVVVEYLDERYPHPPLMPIDPLSRARLRLATWRIENDWLPEIETIGEGGKAAEGARKRLREHLLLSEPLFRASRFFLNPEMSLIDCLVAPVVWRLPHLGVELGKEGKAIVDYGERLFHSQGFARSLTPEERDMRPDFNFLPG from the coding sequence ATGGTCCAGAATGCTCGTTCGCGTGCGGCGCTGACTCTGTACACCAGCGCCGACGACATCCATTGTCACCGGACGCGCCTGGTCCTGGCCGCGAAGGGGGTGGCCTATGACCGGATCATCCTCAAGGCGGACGAGCCCACGCCCGACCTGCTCGATCTCAACCCCTACGGCACGCTGCCGACCCTCGTCGACCGGGACCTGACCCTTTACGACACGCTTGTCGTGGTCGAATACCTCGACGAACGCTATCCGCACCCGCCGCTGATGCCGATCGACCCCTTGTCCCGGGCGCGTCTGCGCCTGGCCACGTGGCGGATCGAGAACGACTGGCTGCCCGAGATCGAGACGATCGGGGAGGGCGGTAAGGCGGCGGAGGGCGCGCGCAAGCGATTGCGCGAGCATCTGTTGCTGTCGGAACCGCTGTTCCGTGCCTCGCGGTTCTTCCTCAATCCGGAAATGAGCCTCATCGACTGCCTCGTCGCCCCCGTGGTCTGGCGCCTGCCGCACCTGGGTGTGGAGCTGGGCAAGGAAGGCAAGGCCATCGTGGACTACGGCGAGCGTCTGTTCCATAGCCAGGGATTCGCCCGCAGTCTCACCCCGGAAGAGCGCGACATGCGCCCGGACTTCAATTTCCTGCCCGGTTAG
- a CDS encoding DUF1631 domain-containing protein produces the protein MSNASEPSNVIDLSQRLDPRSESVGALLVTVRGLATKRLHALATNMFENIDDALFDLAEKAENNAAQTQFFDGMREVRKKRAIVERTFLGQVARDLADFSAGRTRAPDADAHARPLANIELSLVGENELEESLAITSMIGKNEQRLARALFAVNQRLSVICGGARMDDASNPVGPASLAAAFRQAMRELMVEVRVKLIIYKLFDRYVLAGIDELYDDINNELAAAGVLPQLRHEIVTRRSDAPAPTGPASSVVAAPQAAAPVTDAAAAEFMQSLHAMFSARRGTTAGTEGFAGGASMPTGPLPSAAELLGALTLLQSQIAGMPGTAVPMASQADVTRDVAQLKEQLLAQIGQLRGQQTAHVSGVDEDTIDLVGMLFEFILEDHNLPAEMQVMLARLQIPYLKVALLDRRMFAHKSHPARQLLDALADAAKGWSAEADRDGRLFDKIKSIVERLLHDFDDDVAVFNRLAAELQDFLDISRKRAELAEQRVAESTRGREKLEHARRRAAQEIVGRVDGAALPPLIYGVLTRAWANYIVLTLLRQGEEAQEFRDSLRFIDDFIASARPVYDLNGRRDLRAILPSIERSLRRGLAAVAFQEADTEQLLAQLHAFYRQQLGESVPETESGTLVTSVMPLPEAIQAIEEPTVEPEPEDESLPDEAFDERNLAQARELKVGQWLEFTAEDGSTDRAKLSWVSPISGRYLFVNRRGLKVADHSLGGLAQAFANGHARVLDSSMLFDRAMDAIVERLRTPEA, from the coding sequence ATGAGTAACGCGAGCGAGCCGTCCAATGTGATCGATCTCAGCCAGCGCCTGGATCCGCGCAGCGAGAGTGTGGGCGCGCTTCTGGTCACGGTGCGTGGCCTGGCGACCAAGCGGCTGCACGCGCTGGCCACCAACATGTTCGAGAACATCGACGACGCTCTGTTCGATCTGGCCGAAAAGGCCGAGAACAACGCCGCGCAGACCCAGTTCTTCGACGGCATGCGTGAAGTGCGCAAGAAGCGCGCCATCGTCGAGCGCACCTTCCTGGGTCAGGTCGCCCGGGATCTGGCCGATTTTTCCGCCGGGCGCACGCGCGCACCCGATGCCGACGCCCACGCCCGCCCCCTCGCCAATATCGAGCTCAGCCTTGTCGGCGAAAACGAACTCGAGGAATCTCTCGCGATCACCAGCATGATCGGCAAGAACGAGCAGCGCCTTGCGCGCGCCCTCTTTGCCGTCAATCAGCGCCTGTCGGTGATCTGCGGCGGCGCCCGGATGGACGACGCGTCCAACCCGGTAGGCCCCGCCTCGCTGGCCGCCGCGTTCCGCCAGGCCATGCGCGAGCTGATGGTCGAGGTCCGGGTCAAGCTGATCATCTACAAGCTGTTCGATCGCTACGTGCTCGCCGGCATCGACGAGCTCTACGACGACATCAATAACGAGCTCGCCGCCGCGGGCGTCCTGCCGCAGCTGCGCCACGAGATCGTCACCCGTCGCAGCGATGCGCCCGCCCCGACGGGCCCGGCCTCGTCGGTGGTGGCCGCTCCGCAGGCGGCCGCACCGGTGACGGATGCCGCCGCGGCGGAGTTCATGCAGTCGCTGCACGCCATGTTCTCGGCGCGTCGCGGTACCACGGCCGGCACCGAGGGCTTCGCCGGAGGCGCTTCGATGCCTACCGGTCCCCTGCCCAGCGCAGCCGAGCTGCTCGGTGCGCTGACCCTGCTGCAGAGCCAGATCGCCGGCATGCCCGGGACTGCCGTGCCGATGGCGAGCCAGGCCGACGTCACGCGTGACGTCGCCCAGCTGAAGGAACAGCTGCTCGCGCAGATCGGCCAGCTGCGCGGTCAGCAGACCGCACACGTGTCGGGCGTGGACGAAGACACCATCGACCTCGTCGGCATGCTTTTCGAGTTCATCCTCGAAGATCACAACCTGCCGGCCGAGATGCAGGTCATGCTCGCGCGTCTGCAGATCCCCTACCTCAAGGTCGCGCTGCTCGACCGCCGGATGTTCGCGCACAAGTCGCACCCGGCGCGTCAGTTGCTCGACGCCCTGGCCGATGCGGCCAAGGGCTGGTCCGCCGAAGCCGATCGCGACGGCCGCCTGTTCGACAAGATCAAATCCATCGTCGAGCGGCTGCTGCATGACTTCGACGACGACGTCGCCGTCTTCAACCGTCTCGCGGCCGAGCTACAGGACTTCCTCGACATCAGCCGCAAGCGCGCGGAACTCGCCGAGCAGCGTGTCGCCGAATCCACCCGCGGTCGCGAGAAGCTCGAGCACGCGCGCCGCCGCGCCGCTCAGGAAATCGTCGGCCGCGTCGACGGTGCCGCGCTGCCGCCCCTGATCTACGGCGTGCTGACGCGGGCGTGGGCCAACTACATCGTGCTCACCCTCCTGCGTCAGGGCGAAGAAGCCCAGGAATTCCGCGACTCGCTGCGCTTCATCGACGATTTCATCGCCAGCGCGCGTCCGGTCTACGACCTCAACGGCCGACGCGACCTTCGGGCCATTCTGCCGTCGATCGAACGCTCGCTGCGTCGCGGTCTCGCCGCCGTCGCCTTTCAGGAGGCCGACACCGAGCAACTGCTCGCCCAGCTGCACGCGTTCTATCGCCAGCAGCTCGGCGAGTCCGTGCCGGAGACGGAATCGGGCACGCTCGTCACCAGCGTGATGCCCTTGCCCGAGGCCATCCAGGCGATCGAAGAACCAACGGTCGAACCGGAGCCCGAGGACGAATCGCTCCCTGACGAAGCCTTCGACGAGCGCAATCTCGCTCAGGCCCGTGAACTGAAAGTCGGCCAGTGGCTCGAGTTCACCGCCGAAGACGGCAGCACCGATCGCGCGAAGCTTTCGTGGGTCAGCCCGATCAGCGGCCGCTATCTCTTCGTCAACCGTCGCGGTCTGAAGGTCGCCGATCACAGCCTGGGCGGTCTCGCGCAGGCCTTCGCCAACGGCCACGCGCGCGTACTGGATTCGTCGATGCTGTTCGACCGTGCGATGGACGCGATCGTCGAGCGGCTGCGTACGCCCGAGGCCTAA
- a CDS encoding Trm112 family protein has translation MDKRLLDILCCPVSKRPLRPLTAAERDNLNGAIRAGSVDTVAGEKVAEPLTEGLITTDGQLVYRVEDGIPVMLPEAGIGTLQLTGFTPESGLAQNP, from the coding sequence ATGGACAAGCGTCTCCTCGATATCCTCTGCTGCCCGGTCAGCAAGCGCCCCCTGCGTCCGCTGACGGCCGCCGAGCGCGACAACCTCAACGGCGCCATCCGCGCCGGCTCGGTCGACACCGTCGCCGGGGAAAAAGTGGCCGAGCCACTGACCGAAGGCCTGATCACCACCGACGGCCAGCTCGTCTACCGGGTCGAGGACGGCATCCCCGTCATGCTCCCCGAAGCGGGTATCGGCACCCTCCAGTTGACGGGCTTTACTCCGGAATCCGGTCTCGCGCAGAATCCGTGA
- a CDS encoding YhgN family NAAT transporter: MTTLSAGILLFLIMDPLGNIPLFLALLKDVPPQRRRKVMVRELLIALGVLIGFLLGGQYILKVLQLRQESVSIGGGIVLFLIGIRMVFPPVEGGVFGKPGEGEPFIVPMAIPGVAGPSAMAALLLLTNSQPGRTAEWGIALFLAWLATSVILLSSTFLFKWLGESVLTALERLMGMLLIALSVQMFLTGLSAYLHIAV; the protein is encoded by the coding sequence ATGACGACGTTGTCCGCGGGCATCCTGCTTTTCCTGATCATGGACCCCCTGGGCAACATCCCGTTGTTCCTGGCCCTGCTCAAGGATGTGCCCCCCCAGCGCCGCCGCAAGGTGATGGTGCGCGAACTGCTCATTGCCCTCGGCGTGCTGATCGGCTTCCTGTTGGGCGGCCAGTACATCCTCAAAGTGCTGCAGCTGCGCCAGGAGTCGGTGAGCATCGGTGGCGGCATCGTGCTGTTCCTGATCGGCATCCGCATGGTCTTCCCGCCGGTGGAAGGTGGCGTATTCGGCAAGCCGGGCGAGGGTGAGCCCTTCATAGTGCCGATGGCGATCCCCGGTGTCGCGGGTCCGTCGGCCATGGCGGCGCTGTTGTTGCTGACCAACTCCCAGCCGGGCCGTACAGCGGAGTGGGGCATCGCTCTGTTCCTGGCCTGGCTCGCCACCTCGGTGATCCTGCTCAGCTCCACCTTCCTGTTCAAGTGGCTGGGCGAGAGCGTCCTGACCGCGCTGGAGCGGCTGATGGGCATGCTGCTGATCGCCTTGTCGGTGCAGATGTTCCTGACCGGGCTGTCCGCCTACCTGCACATTGCCGTGTGA
- a CDS encoding DUF3301 domain-containing protein yields MASFSDLFWLLVLAGGIASWYRLTRAREVAVRAATGLCKRYGLQLLDQSVGLRGVRLQGVDGVRRLERCYGFEVSIDGQSRQMARLWMAGNEIASYSLPGTDSPELETVVATDSIVHGANVISLADRRRLH; encoded by the coding sequence ATGGCATCTTTCAGCGATCTTTTCTGGCTTCTCGTCCTCGCAGGCGGTATCGCGAGCTGGTACCGACTGACGCGAGCCAGGGAAGTCGCCGTACGCGCCGCGACGGGGCTATGCAAACGCTACGGCCTGCAGCTGCTCGATCAGTCGGTCGGGCTGCGCGGCGTGCGGCTCCAGGGGGTCGATGGCGTCCGCCGCCTCGAGCGCTGCTACGGCTTTGAAGTAAGCATCGACGGCCAGTCGCGGCAGATGGCGCGTCTCTGGATGGCGGGGAACGAGATCGCCAGCTATTCGCTGCCGGGAACCGATTCGCCCGAGCTGGAGACCGTGGTGGCTACCGATTCGATCGTGCATGGGGCGAACGTGATTTCGCTGGCGGATCGGCGGCGGTTGCACTGA
- the grxD gene encoding Grx4 family monothiol glutaredoxin, whose protein sequence is MDVVDEIKAIVAAHPIVLFMKGTPEFPTCGFSDRAVKALDAAGAVFFPVNVLADPRIRAGLPHYSNWPTFPQLFLLGEFIGGCDIVEDLHSAGELKRMAADVAGADS, encoded by the coding sequence ATGGACGTCGTAGACGAGATCAAGGCCATCGTGGCGGCCCATCCGATCGTGCTTTTCATGAAAGGCACGCCGGAATTCCCTACCTGCGGCTTCTCCGATCGCGCCGTGAAAGCGCTCGACGCCGCGGGTGCGGTCTTCTTTCCGGTCAACGTCCTGGCCGATCCGCGCATCCGTGCGGGGCTGCCGCATTACTCGAACTGGCCGACCTTCCCGCAGCTGTTCCTGCTGGGCGAATTCATCGGCGGCTGCGACATCGTGGAAGACCTGCATTCGGCCGGTGAACTCAAGCGCATGGCGGCCGACGTCGCCGGAGCCGATTCGTGA
- the purE gene encoding 5-(carboxyamino)imidazole ribonucleotide mutase: MISNEGNEASAPRVGVVMGSRSDWETMEHASATLSRLGIVHEVQVVSAHRTPDLLFSYAEAARGRGIQVIIAGAGGAAHLPGMIAAKTALPVFGVPVQSKALNGMDSLLSIAQMPAGIPVGTLAIGRAGATNAALLAASVLALHDPSVATALDTFRSDQTRTVLDNPDPRS; this comes from the coding sequence ATGATTTCCAACGAAGGTAACGAAGCGAGCGCGCCGCGCGTGGGCGTGGTGATGGGCTCGCGATCGGACTGGGAAACGATGGAGCATGCCTCCGCCACGCTGTCCCGTCTGGGCATCGTCCACGAGGTCCAGGTGGTCTCCGCCCACCGCACCCCCGACCTGCTTTTCAGCTACGCCGAAGCGGCCCGTGGCCGTGGCATCCAGGTGATCATCGCCGGTGCCGGTGGCGCCGCCCATCTGCCGGGCATGATCGCCGCCAAGACCGCGCTGCCGGTGTTCGGGGTGCCGGTACAGTCCAAGGCGCTGAACGGTATGGATTCCCTGCTTTCGATCGCGCAGATGCCGGCCGGTATCCCGGTCGGTACCCTGGCGATCGGCCGTGCCGGCGCGACCAATGCCGCCCTGCTGGCCGCCTCGGTCCTGGCGCTGCACGACCCGTCCGTCGCCACGGCACTCGACACGTTCCGCAGCGATCAGACCCGCACCGTCCTCGATAACCCGGATCCGCGCTCGTGA
- a CDS encoding superoxide dismutase, with protein MAFELPPLPYEKNALEPHISAETLEFHYGKHHQTYVTNLNNLIKGTEFEGKSLEEIVKSSSGGIFNNAAQVWNHTFYWNSMRAPGGAEPPAKLADALTKAFGGVDKFKEEFAKQAAGNFGSGWTWLVQRPDGSLAIVNTSNAATPITGSDKPLFTADVWEHAYYIDYRNARPKYLEAFWNLVNWDFAAKNLA; from the coding sequence ATGGCGTTCGAACTTCCCCCGCTCCCTTATGAAAAGAATGCCCTGGAGCCGCACATCTCCGCTGAAACGCTGGAGTTCCATTACGGCAAGCACCACCAGACCTATGTCACGAACCTCAACAACCTGATCAAGGGCACCGAGTTCGAAGGCAAGAGCCTGGAAGAGATCGTCAAGTCGTCCTCGGGCGGCATCTTCAACAACGCCGCCCAGGTGTGGAACCACACCTTCTACTGGAACTCGATGCGCGCCCCCGGCGGCGCCGAGCCGCCGGCCAAGCTCGCCGACGCGCTGACCAAGGCCTTCGGTGGCGTCGACAAGTTCAAGGAAGAGTTCGCCAAGCAGGCCGCCGGCAACTTCGGTTCGGGCTGGACCTGGCTGGTGCAGCGTCCGGATGGCTCGCTGGCCATCGTCAACACGTCCAACGCCGCTACCCCGATCACCGGCAGCGACAAGCCGCTGTTCACGGCGGACGTGTGGGAGCACGCCTATTACATCGATTACCGCAACGCGCGTCCGAAGTACCTGGAAGCGTTCTGGAATCTGGTGAACTGGGACTTCGCGGCCAAGAATCTCGCCTGA